A region from the Silene latifolia isolate original U9 population chromosome 7, ASM4854445v1, whole genome shotgun sequence genome encodes:
- the LOC141592279 gene encoding protein unc-13 homolog, protein MVIGSDTEPNPLGSLGGNISDSELRETAYEVFIAVCRSSTGSKPLTYTPQSDKTTSTSSSSSSIERSLTSSLSSLTTSASKVKKALGIKREKVGGGVKGERKKKTAVSVGELMRVQLRVSEQFDSRVRRALLRIAASQLGKRIELTVLPLELLQQLRPSDFPNQQEFESFQKRNLKILEAGLLLYPQVPLDKTDASAQRLKQIIKGASEKPLETGKNTESMQVLRNVVMALACRSFDDTLASMCHWADGFPLNLQLYRMLLEACFDIDDETSIIDEVDEVLELIKKTWVILGINQELHNLCFAWVLYHRYMDTGEIEDDLLFAASNLLAEVEKDAKSMKDLDYSKVLSSTLSVVLGWAEKRLLTYHDTFCSGNIDLMQSVTSLAVISAKLLVDDISSEYRKRRKEVNVARDRVDTYIRSSIRVAFAQKMEKINLSKRSSGRQQDPIPVLSLLAQEVTELVLTEKEFYSPVLKRWHPLAAGVAVATLHSCFGSELKQFVTRISELTPDAVQVLIAADMLEKQLVQVAVEDAVDSDDGGKAIIKEMPPYEAEAVIGTLVKSWIGTRIDRLREWVDRNLQQEVWNVQANKERVGPSVIEIFRIVDETVDAFFLLPIPIQPTLVTELMIGLDRCIQQYVMKAKSGCGVENTYLPTLPALTRCSAGSKFFKKKEKSQVHIRRKSQAESTNMEDLFGISQLCVRINSMQRIRSGVNALEKKTITYLKNLGSTEVNDNGLRTKFELSIAASFEGILQLCKAIGYKIVFHELGHVLWNGLYVGEVSSSRIDPFLEEVEHYLEIIATTVHESVRTRVITDVMKASFHGFLLVLLAGGPSRTFTQEDSMVIEDDFKSLSNLFWSNGDGLPSEIIDKHAKAARAILPLFRADTEILIEQFKQAVIQSYGTSAKSGLPLPPTTGEWSATDPNTILRVLCHRDDEVAAKFLKRTYSLPTKLA, encoded by the exons ATGGTAATCGGGTCGGATACAGAGCCCAACCCACTTGGTTCACTTGGAGGTAACATTTCCGATTCCGAGCTCCGGGAAACTGCCTATGAGGTCTTCATTGCAGTATGTCGGAGCTCCACCGGCTCAAAACCCTTGACTTACACCCCACAATCCGACAAAACTACGAgcacgtcatcatcatcgtcctcAATCGAGAGGTCGCTGACGTCGTCGTTGTCGTCGTTGACGACGTCAGCGAGTAAAGTCAAGAAAGCGCTGGGGATTAAGAGAGAGAAAGTTGGTGGAGGAGTCAAAggagagagaaagaagaagacGGCCGTGTCGGTTGGGGAGTTGATGAGAGTTCAATTGAGGGTTTCTGAGCAATTTGATTCTAGGGTCAGGAGGGCTTTGCTCAGAATTGCTGCTTCTCAG CTTGGAAAACGGATCGAGTTGACAGTATTGCCATTGGAGTTATTACAGCAGTTGAGACCATCAGATTTTCCCAATCAGCAAGAATTTGAGTCATTCCAGAAAAGGAATTTGAAGATACTTGAAGCTGGGTTGCTTCTCTATCCTCAGGTGCCTTTAGATAAGACCGATGCTTCTGCTCAGCGTCTCAAACAGATCATTAAAGGAGCCTCAGAGAAGCCTTTAGAGACGGGTAAGAACACAGAATCTATGCAGGTTTTGCGGAATGTCGTTATGGCTCTTGCATGCAGATCCTTTGATGACACGCTTGCAAGTATGTGTCATTGGGCTGATGGATTCCCGTTAAACCTTCAACTCTACCGTATGCTTCTAGAGGCTTGTTTTGATATTGACGATGAGACTTCCATTATTGACGAAGTAGATGAAGTCTTGGAACTTATCAAGAAGACTTGGGTGATTTTAGGCATCAACCAGGAGCTACATAACCTTTGCTTTGCATGGGTTTTGTACCACCGCTATATGGATACAGGTGAAATCGAGGACGACCTCTTGTTTGCAGCGAGCAATCTTCTAGCAGAGGTTGAAAAAGATGCCAAGTCTATGAAAGATCTTGATTACTCTAAGGTTTTAAGTTCTACGTTGAGTGTGGTTTTGGGTTGGGCAGAAAAGAGACTGCTTACTTACCATGATACGTTTTGCAGTGGCAACATAGACTTAATGCAAAGTGTTACTTCTTTAGCCGTGATCTCAGCGAAGTTGCTGGTGGATGACATCTCTTCTGAGTATCGGAAAAGGAGAAAAGAGGTTAATGTTGCCCGCGATAGGGTTGACACCTACATCAGATCTTCTATTAGAGTGGCTTTTGCTCAG AAAATGGAGAAGATTAACTTGAGCAAGCGATCATCCGGGAGGCAACAAGATCCTATACCTGTTCTGTCACTCCTTGCTCAAGAAGTAACTGAATTGGTGCTTACCGAGAAAGAATTTTATAGCCCTGTATTGAAAAGATGGCACCCTCTTGCAGCAGGTGTAGCTGTTGCCACTCTCCACAGTTGCTTTGGGAGTGAGCTCAAGCAATTTGTTACCCGCATCAGTGAGTTGACCCCTGATGCTGTCCAAGTTCTGATAGCTGCTGATATGTTGGAAAAGCAGCTTGTACAGGTGGCAGTGGAAGATGCCGTGGACAGTGATGATGGTGGAAAGGCAATAATCAAGGAAATGCCCCCTTATGAGGCGGAGGCTGTTATAGGGACATTGGTGAAATCGTGGATTGGTACAAGAATTGACCGGCTTAGAGAATGGGTTGACCGAAATCTTCAACAAGAG GTGTGGAATGTGCAAGCGAATAAAGAACGAGTTGGCCCTTCTGTTATTGAAATTTTCCGTATAGTGGATGAAACTGTAGACGCCTTCTTTCTGTTGCCGATACCTATACAGCCTACCTTGGTTACTGAATTGATGATCGGTCTTGACAGATGCATCCAACAATACGTCATGAAAGCCAAATCGGGCTGTG GTGTTGAAAATACATATTTACCCACACTGCCTGCCTTAACGAGGTGTTCAGCTGGTTCCAAATTCTTTAAAAAGAAAGAGAAGTCTCAAGTTCACATCAGGAGGAAATCACAGGCTGAGAGTACAAATATGGAGGATCTTTTTGGTATTTCACAGTTATGtgttcgaattaactcaatgcaACGCATCCGCTCTGGAGTGAACGCATTAGAGAAAAAAACTATCACATACCTTAAAAATCTTGGGTCTACTGAAGTTAATGATAATGGGTTAAGGACAAAGTTTGAACTTTCTATTGCTGCTTCTTTTGAAGGGATCCTACAACTATGCAAGGCAATTGGGTACAAGATCGTCTTTCATGAACTCGGTCATGTtctttggaatggtttatatgtaGGCGAAGTCTCATCTTCTAGAATTGACCCTTTCCTCGAGGAAGTCGAACATTATCTAGAAATCATCGCGACAACTGTCCATGAGAGCGTAAGAACCCGTGTTATCACTGATGTTATGAAAGCTTCATTCCACGGATTTTTGTTGGTATTGCTTGCTGGTGGCCCCTCCCGCACTTTCACTCAAGAAGATTCCATGGTGATTGAAGATGATTTTAAGTCACTTTCAAATTTGTTCTGGTCAAACGGGGATGGGTTACCATCTGAAATAATAGACAAGCATGCAAAAGCAGCGAGGGCTATTCTTCCTCTTTTTCGGGCAGATACCGAGATTTTAATTGAGCAATTCAAGCAGGCAGTTATACAGAGTTATGGGACTTCAGCCAAATCCGGGTTACCTTTGCCTCCTACTACTGGTGAATGGAGCGCAACTGACCCAAATACGATTCTACGAGTATTGTGTCACCGTGATGATGAGGTGGCAGCAAAGTTTCTGAAGAGAACTTATAGCCTGCCGACGAAATTAGCTTAG